The segment TGGCCGAAATATCCAGAAACACCAGTTCATCAGCGCCTTGTTCGGCATAAGCTGCTGCCAACGCCACCGGATCACCGGCATCACGTAAGTCAACAAAGTTCACGCCCTTAACGGTGCGACCGTCTTTTATATCTAAGCACGGTATGATGCGTTTGGTTAGCATGGTGTTCGTTGTTGGTTGTTGGTTATTCGTTGTTAGTTGTTCGTTGTTAGAGTTTTATGGCTCATTATCCAAATTGTATAATTCCTGTAATGATATTTTTCCTTCATAAATGGCTTTGCCCACTATGGTTCCAAATACACCAATGGATTTTAATGCTTTCAAATCAGCAAGTGAACTCACGCCACCACTGGCAATTAATTTTAACGTAGGAAATTCAGAAAGTAGCTTTTTATAGAGGGTGATGTTTGGCCCGGCAAGCATACCATCAGTGCTGATGTCGGTACAGGTTACATACTGAATACCCAGACGTTGGTAGTTTGAAACAAAATCCCAAATGGATAGGGCAGAGGTCTCCGTCCAACCTTGTACGGCAATCATTTCGTTTCGTACATCAGCACTGAGGATAATCTTGGCAGCTCCGAATTCATCAATCCAGATGCTCACCTTTTCGGGTTCTTTAACAGCAATACTTCCCAGGTTCACTTGATTTACACCGGCTTCAAACAGTTGCCGGATTTCGGCTTTTGTTTTTATACCACCACCAAAGTCGACTTGAAGTGTTGTGGCTGAACAAATATCATCTATTGTTTTCCAATTGATTACTTTGCCCTGTTTAGCACCATCCAGATCAACCATGTGAAGATTTTTCAACCCGGCATCTTCAAAAGCTTTAGCCATGTCCACAGGTCTTTTATGGTAGATTTTTTTCTGGTCGTAATCACCCTGTGAAAGTCTTACACACTTTCCGTCAATAATATCGATGGCCGGAATGATCTTCATAGATCCAGGAAACTTTTAAGGATTTGTTCTCCCGCCTTAGCCGATTTCTCGGGGTGAAATTGCACAGCATAAAAATTATCTTTTTTCATGGCCGCGCTGAAGGGCAGCGTGTAGTTGCAAATGGCTGTAGTGAAAGCATTTACGGGCACATAATAGCTGTGTACAAAATATACACGGCTGTTTTCTGCTGTACGATCAGGCCACGAATTGGTAAGTGTAAGTTGATTCCACCCCATGTGCGGAACCTTATTTTCTTTTGTTGGGATAAACTGTTTCACGGTTTCATCAAAAATACCGAGGCAGGTGGTGTTATTTTCTTCCGATGCCTTACACATCAGTTGCATACCAAGGCAGATACCCAATACGGGTTGTTTGAGATTTTTAATTACCTCATCCAGTTTTTTATCCTTCAGGTAATTCATCGTTGTGCTGGCTTCCCCAACGCCCGGAAAAATAACCTTGTCAGCCGACTGAATTTTTTCAACGTTGTCTGTTACTTCAAAGTCAATGGCTAATCGCTCCAATGCATAAGACACAGATTGGATATTGCCAGCGTTGTATTTTAGTAGTACTGTGTGCATAAGTACGAATTGGGAATTACGAAGTACGAAGTTTTGAACGCGCTGTTTTAATCGATTGAACTGTAATTGCAGTTAGTTCATTGGCCTCTTTTATAAGTTCATTAATTTCAATTGACAGATCTTGGTTAAAATGAAGAATCAGCTCAAGGAAATACACTGACTCATCAATCTCTTCTTCGACAATCTTAAGTTTATTGATAAAATCTGCTGAGGATTTTCCGCGTAATGCAGCGCGATAATTGGCCCCTGTGGAACTTGAGCTTCTAATTAATTGATTGGAATAGGCACGATTAGCAGTTGTGCCAGGTAGCTTTTGTATAAGCTCAGCACAATGAATGGCAAATTCCTTAAACCGCTTTTTTAAATCTTGCATTTCAATTTAATTTTCAACTTATTCTCCAATCTCGTACTTCCAACCTCGTACCTCTAACCTTGTACCTCTAACCTCATAATACCCCCTTTGTACTCGGTAATTCACTTCCTTCTTTTTTCACCGCCATTTTAATTGCTTTTGCAAAGGCTTTAAAAATAGCTTCAATCTTATGATGCTCATTTGTTCCTTCAGCTTTTATATTCAGGTTGCATTTGGCTGTATCGGAAAATGATTTGAAGAAATGTAAAAACATTTCCGTAGGCATTTCACCGATTTTTTCACGTTTAAATTCCGTTTCCCAGACCAGCCATGGCCTTCCCCCAAAATCAATGGCTACTTGTGCCAGGCAATCGTCCATCGGTAACAAAAAACCATAGCGTTCGATACCACGCTTGTCACCCAGTGCTTTTAAGAAAGTTTCACCCAATGCCAAAGCAGTATCTTCAATAGTATGATGCTCATCGATGTGTAAATCTCCTTTAACAGCAATAGAAAGATCAAGACTACCATGCCGTGCCAGTTGATCCAGCATGTGATCGAAAAAGGCAAGGCCAGTTTGTATCGATGATTTGCCTGAGCCATCCAGGTTAAGCACAATGCTGATGTCTGTTTCTTTGGTTCTTCTTTTTACACTGGCTTTTCGGTTGGGCTTGCTCAATAATGTATAAATATCCGCCCATGATGTGGTAATCAGATCGCAGTATGGTTCAAGGCTTGCGTCCTTTAATTTTTGTTCTAATGAACCATTGTTGATCAGAATTGCCTTGCTGTTAAGATTTTTTGCCAGTTCCACATCGGTAAGCCTGTCACCAATCACGAACGAATTTTTCAGGTCATAATCAGACGATAAAAATTCCTGTAACATGCCGATACCCGGTTTGCGGGTCGGTTTGTTTTCATGGGGGAAGGAGCGGTCGATAAATATTTTAGAAAAGGTAATGCCTTCATTTTCCAACGTCTTCAGCATTTTAGTGTGTGCAGGCCAGAACGTTTGTTCAGGGAATTTTTCCGTTCCCAAGCCGTCCTGATTCGTGACCATCACCAATTCAAAATCACTTTCGCTGACGATTTTACTTAGCCATGAAATTACACCGGGATAAAACTCCAGTTTTTCCAAACTGTCAATTTGTTCATCGGGTGGCTCGATAATGAGTGTGCCATCACGGTCTATAAATAATACACGCTTCATAGTGTCTTTAGTGTTTCAATGAGTTTACTATTTTCTTCCGGTGTGCCCACCGTAATGCGAAGGCAATCATCACACAATACCACCGAGGAGCGATCGCGTACAATGATGCTATAATCAATCAGTTGATGGTATACTTTTTTTGCATGCTTTATTTTAACCAACACAAAGTTAGCATCGGTAGGGTACACGTTCAGCACATTTGGGATCGCTTGTAATTGTTGAATTAGAAATGAACGTTGCTCCAGAATTTCTTTTACCTGTCTGTCCTTTTCCTTTACAGATGAAATTTCTTTTAACGCAGTATTTTGCGTGAGTATATTGATGTTGTACGGGTACTTTATTTTATTCAGTACCGAAATGATTTCTTCTGAGGCAAATGCCATCCCTAGCCTTAGCCCTGCTAATCCCCATGCTTTGGAGAAGGTTTGGAGGACAACCAGATTAGGGTATTTGCTGAGGGAAGGAAGGAATCCCTCCGCGTTAGCGAAATCAATATAAGCTTCGTCAACTACTACGATACCTTTAAAGCTTGCCATGAGTGTGTAAATCTTTTCTTTTGATAACAAATTGCCCGAAGGATTATTCGGTGAGCACAGGAAAATAATCTTAACGGAACTATCAATGTTATTTTGAAGCCTTTCAAGATCCAGGTCGAAATCAACCGTTAGTTTTAGTTTCTTAACGTTCACATCATTCACACCGGCACAAACGGCATACATTCCGTAAGTTGGTTCTGTAATCAATATTGAATCTTGACCGGGCTCACAAAACGCACGGATAATCAGGTCGATGGCCTCATCGCTTCCATTGCCTAAAAATATCTTTGATGGGTTAATGTTTTTGATTTCACCAATTCTATCCTTTAGTTTTCTCTGAAGCGGATCAGGATAGCGATTATAGGCTGAAGGAAACGGATTTTCATTGGCATCCAGGTAAACCTCTGCTGTTCCCTTAAACTCATCGCGCGCGGTGGAGTAGGGTTTAAGGGTTCGAATGTTTTTGCGAACTAATGAAAGTATATCCATGATATATGTTTACGATCAACTAATAACTAACAACTATCAACGAATGGAATTAAGTCTAAAACGTACAGCCTGCTTATGCGCTTGCAGTTCCTCGGCTTCGGCCATTACTTCTACAACAGGGCCTAAATTTTTTATACCCATTTCCGATATTTTTTGAAACGTGACATACTTCACAAAACTTTCCACCGATACTCCCGCATACGCTTTGGCGTAACCATTGGTGGGAAGGGTGTGGTTGGTACCCGATGCATAGTCTCCGGCTGCTTCTGGTGTGTAATTTCCGATAAAGACAGAGCCCGCATTGATAATTTTTTCGGCTAGCACATCCGCATTTTTGGTATTGATGATCAGGTGCTCCGGTGCATAGGAGTTGATAAAATCGAGCGCTTCTGTTTCGGAATAAATAATAATTGTGCGACTGTTTAACAGTGCCTGTTCAGCAACAGCTTTTCGTGGGAGCACTGCCAGCTGATTTTTTAATTCATCATTAATTTTCTCCAGTAATGCTTCATTAGGTAATACCAGCATCACCTGGCTGTCTGCTCCATGTTCAGCCTGCGATAATAGATCTGCTGCGACAAAGGAAGGTGTAGCCGTTTCATCGGCCCATACCAATACCTCACTGGGACCGGCCGGCATATCGATGGCCACGCCATCCTGATTTACCAATTGTTTGGCTTTGGTAACATACTGATTACCCGGACCAAAAATTTTATACACGTTGGGGATGCTTTCCGTACCATATGCTAATGCACCGATTGCTTGTGCGCCTCCGGCTTTAAATATTTTAGTTACACCTGTTAGCTGTGCTGCAAATAAAATGGCGGGGTGAATGTTTCCATGTTTATCGGGGGGTGAGCAGAGTATAACTTCTGTGCATCCGGCTAACCTGGCCGGAATGGCTAACATCAAAACCGTAGAGAACAGAGGTGCAGTTCCTCCGGGAATGTAGATACCAACTTTTTCAATGGCTATAGCTTTACGCCAGCACTGTACACCGGGCATGGTTTCCGTAATTACTGCTTCGCGCAGTTGAGTCCTATGAAATTTTTCGATGTTGGATGCGGCTGTTTCAATAGCATTCTTTAAGGCAGGCTCAAGGGAATGTGCAGCAAGTTTAATTTCTTCTTCGGTAACCTGAAGGGTGCTGATCTCCACCTGGTCGTACTGTTTGGTAAATTCCTTTAAAGCAAAATCTCCGTTCTTTTTTACACGCACCAAAATATTTTTGACAGAACTCTCCAGAAACTCCAACTGCAGTTGCGGGCGTTCGCAAAGTTGTGACCAGGTGTGGCGGGAAGGGTTGGTGTATCGTTTCATTTTTGTTGGTTGTTCGTTGTTGGTTGTTGGTTGTTCGTACTTCGTACCTCGTATTTCGTACTTCCTAACTACTTAATCATTTTCTCAATCGGTATTACCAATATACCCTGAGCGCCCAGCGCTTTCAGTTGATCAATCTTTTCCCAAAAGTCGTTTTCATCCACAACGGAATGTAATGAACTCCAGCCTTCTTTGCCTAAGGGTAGTATCGTTGGACTTTTCATACCCGGAATTACATTCGTGATGGCTTCAATCGATTCATTCGGGCAATTCAATAATATATACTTGTTGTTTCGTGCTTGTTGAACGGCTTCAATTCGGAAAAGCAGTTTGTCGAGGATATCTTGTTTAGATTTTTCCAACTGAATTCTGGAAATCAGAGCTGCCTCTGACTTCATCACCAGTTCCACTTCCTTTAAACCATTGCTCAACAATGTACTGCCGGTGCTTACAATATCGCAGATGGCATCGGCCAACCCGATGCCGGGAGCAATTTCAACTGAGCCGCTGATTTCGTGAATGCCTGCCTTGATGTTGTTTTTCTTCAGGTAATCGCTGACGATGTTGGGGTAGGAGGTGGCGATATTTTTTCCTTCAAACCAGGTGAGTCCGGTATAGCTTTCGGAGCGCGGTATAGCAAGTGCTAATCGGCATTTTGAAAAATCCAACCGCTTAATGATGTTGCCCTTCTTTTGTTTTTCGATGAATACATTTTCACCGATAATACCGGCATCGGCTACACCATCTTCAATGTATTGGGGTATGTCGTCATCGCGAAGGAAGAGGACTTCAATCGGAAAATTACCGGCCTGTGTTTTCAGTTGATCTTTTCCATTGCTGATGTTTAGTCCGCAATCTTTCAGAAGTTTTAGTGATTCTTCCTGCAAGCGACCAGATTTTTGAATAGCGATTCGTAGTATGTTGTTCATTTTAATTTATTTATTAAACCTCACCCCGCCCTTCGGGCACCCCTCTCCTGTTAGGAGAGGGGAATAAAAAAAGGCCTGCCGTTATCGCGGCAAGCCTTTTCTCAAAGTCTTTATAGTTTAGTTAAAACATAAACCTGCCACGCAACGTGCTGTTAACATGATGGTGGTGATGATTGTTTATGATTAACGTGTTGTTCATTTCGTGAGCAAATAAAGATAACTATTGTGAGTTGGCCAAACTTCTTTTGATTTTTCTTGAGACTACCCATAATCCAAGGCTGAAGATCAGGAAGAACGTGCCGAATCCCGCGAAAAAAGTACTCAGCATATACCGTTCGGTGAATGAGTCGATTACTGCAACATCGGGGTTTTCAGGGTTTACCAGTAACGGAACCTGATCGCCTACCCTGTAATCGGGTGGAGAGGAGTACATGGTGCTTTCATAGCGCTTCACCTCGTTCTTCCAGGTATACTCCACTACCGGGGCTTGGGAACCGCTCTCATTTTCTCTGAATGAAACCACTATTCCTGTTACGCTGTCTGCATTACCGGTGTAACTGTTAAAGTAAACCAGCAAACCGATGGCTATGGCATAAAACGCGAAGGTGAAAATGAGGAAGAATACCATAAGGGCACGCATACCAAAGACAATACAGCCACCACCCTGAGTTTTTACCAGCGTAATCTGCTCAGCAATGTTAGGGGGTGCATTTTTCGCTTCCGGATGCTCCAGTTCAATGGCCTGAATCAACTTCTCGGCATCATCGGGGGCAATCTGAAATTTCTCCATCAAAAGTTCTTTAGCCCTTACCCGTTGGCTACGTTGTAAAAGACCGATAACTTGTTGTTTGATTTCGAGGTTAATACTCATGGTTTAGCATGAAATTAATGATTTTTGGGAAAGAAATGAGACAAACAATGATGAAACCGTTTGGGGCTGCTTTAATTATGTGGGTTGTGCTGGTGGCTTGTTCCGATAGTAAGGAAACCCGCCAGCAACGCTTTTTGCTCAAAGGCAATGAACTTTTGGTAAAGCAAAACTACCCGTTGGCCCATAAAAATTATGAAGAAGCCCTGCGCCTTGATTCGTGTTATGCCGATGCACTGAATAACCTGGGCACTGTATATTTCCGGCAAAAGCAATATGCCGAAGCGCTTCAGTATTACAGCACGGCCATTGGTTGCAAGCCGGGTTTTTTAAACGCCCATTTTAACCGGGCGAATACATTTTATGAATTGGGTAAACCCGATGATGCCTTACGTGACATCCAGTATATAAAGCGTGAAAAGCCGGATACCCTTACTGTGTATTTTTTAGAAGGATTGGTTTACACCAAGAAGCGCGATTATGCAGCCGCACTGGCATCATTTGATCGGGCGCTTGCCATGGATTCGTTAAATGCCGAATTGTGGGTGAATATCGGGACAGTGCATTATTACGCCCATAACTTTGAAGCGTCACGGGCCGCCTTGGTTAAGGCCTATGCCCTTGATGATACTGAGGCAAATGCTTACAATACACTAGCCTTGTTGAGCGCTGCGGAAGAAAAGTTTGATGAGGCAATGAATTGGATTACCAAAGCACTGGATTTGAAACCCCGCGATGCTTTCTTTTTGAATAACCGTGGATTTATATACCTGTTGCAGGATAATCGTGAAGCCGCCCTGGAGGATATTAATAAAAGTATAACCCTCGATCCGTACAATGGCTGGGCCTATCGCAATAAAGGTATTTATTACTTAAAGTCGGATGATGCTACGGCTGCGCTGCGTGTTTTAAAACAGGCAGTAGACCTTGACCCCTTTATCGATGAAGTTTTCTATTACCTGGCCGAAGCCTACCTGAAAACAGGCGACCGGACCAATGCCTGTGTGGCCTGGAGCGAATCGAAAGCGCGGGGCGAAAACGTAAAAGTTGATTTGAACCCCTGTATCAATAAATAGAATTTTGTAATATTGATTATCCTTAACTTATATAATTATGTCAAAATCAATGGATCGTAAAAAGGAGACCAAGAAAGCTCCCAAGAAAACCTTAAAAGAAAAGCGTGCAGAAAAGCGCGCTAAGAAGAACGGTTAATGCTTGAGCCCACCTACACGGTGGGCTTTTTAGTGTAGCACAAACCGAAAATTCCCTTTATCTTCATCATGCAAACCATTAAGCATGAAAAATATTTTAGTGATTGTTTTGGTGTTCACCATTGTTTCGGGTTGTACAAAAAAAACTGAAACTGAGGATACCTGGATGCAACTCTTCAACGGTAAAGACCTTGCCGGGTGGATACCCAAGATTTCCGGCTACGAAACCGATGTAAATTTCAACAACACCTTCCGCGTGGAAGATGGAATCCTAAAAGTTTCGTATAGCGAGTACGATTCCTTCCGCAGGGAGTTCGGTCATTTATTCTATAAAGATGAATTTTCGCATTACCGGCTGCGCATCGAGTATCGCTTTACGGGTGAACAGGTGCCGGGTGGTCCGCGGTGGGCTATCATGAACAGCGGAGTGATGGTACATGGCCAACGTCCTGAAACGATGGGTATTGATCAGGACTTTCCGGTATCATTGGAAGCGCAGTTTCTGGCGGGCACACCCGAGTGGAAACGATCTACCGGTAACCTCTGCACACCCGGTACACACGTATACCTGGCCGATACCCTAACCAAACAACATTGTATTAACTCCACCAGTAAAACCTATATGCTAAACGAATGGGTAACCGCGGAAGTAATTGCCTATGGCGATAGCCTGCTTCATCATGTTATTAATGGCGACACGGTGATCACCTATACCCGCCCGGTAATTGGTGATGATAGTTACAAAACTGCTAACGATGGCGCTCCGCTAAAACGTGGAACTATTTCATTGCAAAGCGAAAGCCACCCGGTGGAGTTTAGGAAAGTGGAGTTGATGGTATTACGTAAATAAATATTTCAGAGATATTTATTATGGTGTTTTTTATAAGTAAAGCTAGCATCTTCATCATTATCCTGTGCATCCTGAATTTTATAATTGGGAATTTTTGCTATGCCCAAAACCCAGGTCAGTACGATCCAAGTTTCAATCTAATAGATGATGGTACTTATGGTGATGGAAAGGGTTTTAGTTCAGTTTGGAATACAGAGGTCAAGTCTATTGCTGTTCAACCGGATGGTAAGGTAGTAGCTATAGGCGATTTTACGACATACAATGGCGAGCCGAGCCGAGGAATTGTTAGGATAAATAGTGACGGTTCTATTGATAAATCTTTTAACGTAGGTTCTGGATTCAACTTGAGTCCAATGTGTATTAAAATCCTGATGGATGGAAAAATTTTGGTTGGTGGTAATTTTACTTCTTACAATGGAGTATACAGACCAAAAATTATCCGATTGAATTCAGACGGAACACCGGATATTTCTTTTAACCCAGGAAGCGGTGCAGATAATGGAGGTTACATTCTATCTGTTGACCTATTTGAGAGTAAGATCATCGTTGGAGGTTTCTTTAATTCTTTCAATGGAGTCGCAAGAAATCATATTTGTAAACTAAATGAAGATGGCACAATTGATGAAACTTTTGATCCGGGTTACGGTTTTGATGCGGCCGTATATGCGGTTTTAGTGCACGATGATGGTAAGATACTCGCTGGTGGGGGATTTGAGGATATTAATGGTATTGAGCGGAGAAAAATTGTGCGCTTGAATAGCAATGGAACAGTTGACTTGGGATTTGATCCTGGATTGAATATAGAAACTGCTGTTAGGGATATGGTACTCACAGGCGAAGGTAAAATAGTGGTAGGAATGTTGAACGGAGTGAGACGGTTGAATACGGATGGATCGCTAGATACTGGATACCTTAATGAAGCTGAGTTTGATGGCTACATCCATAAATTATTATTGCTTTCTGACCAAAGATTGGTTGTTGGCGGTGAGTTCGATTCGATTGATGGCATTTCATGTAAAAAATTGGCAGTGTTAAATACAGATGGAACTATAGACACTTCATTCGATTTAACGAAAGGATTTGATAATTCGGTTTATGCAATCGGCCAGCAGGTCGATGGAGATTTGATGGTAGGTGGAACGTTTAGCCTTTTTGATGAAACTAGAGTAGGAAGGATTGCAAGGCTACGATTGAATGCAACCTTGGATGATTATTTTAATATTGGAACTGGCTTCGCTGGCTATGCATCTATTGGCCAAATATGCATTCAGCGTGATGATAAGATAGTAGCTTCAGGCCAATTCACTTCGTTTAACGGAGTAAAAGTAAATAATATCATCAGGCTAAACTCAGATGGTTCATTAGATCCAAGTTTTAATCCTGGAGCTGGTTTGGATTTGCCTCCCTATTGTATGGTCCTGCAAGAAGATGAGAAGATTCTCGTAGCAGGACTTTTTAATTCCTATAATGGCTATCCGAGGAAAGGCATTGCCCGGTTGAATCCTGACGGGTCGTTGGATGAAACTTTTAACCCTGGTTCAGGATTTGATTATGTTGTGCAATGTATGGTTGTTCAACCGGATGGAAAGGTTATAGTAGGGGGGTACTTCACTGAATATAATGGAGCACCTGTCAATCGTATTGCCAGACTTAACACTGATGGTACCCTTGATTTAAGTTTTAATCCGGGTGAGGGCTCCAATGATGGTGTAAGACTACTTGGCTTGCTTAAAGATGGTAAAATTATTGCAGCCGGGTCTTTTACTGAATTTGATGGTCACCCAAGGAAACAACTTGTCAGGCTGACTTCTAACGGAAACATTGACTTAAGTTTTAGTGTTGATCAGGGTTTTAATGGATACCTGCATGATATGATAGTTGAAGATGATGGTAAAATAATAGTTAGCGGCTACTTTGATCGGTTTAATAATATAAGCAGGCACGGTGTTGCAAAGCTCAATGCAAATGGAACCCTTAATAGTTTTGATTTGAGGTTACCGATTCAGCAATCTTTTGTGCCGATTATATTTAGACAAAGCGACAATAAGTTGCTTATATACGTTCTTTCATCGAATATTTTTTTGAGTAGGTATAATTTAAATGGGGGGCTCGATAATTCTTATGATATGAGCGCGAGGTTTAACGGAACCATTGAAGCAATTGCGGAACAATCTGATGGTAAACTCATAATTGGGGGATCTTTTTCAAAGATTGATAATATATGGCGGAATAAAATAGCCCGTATTATTGGCTGTCTTGACCCAGAAGCCACGATTACTCAATCAGGAAATGAATTACACGCAGGTATAAGAGGTGATTTGCAGTACCAATGGATTGATTGTAATACAAATGATGTAATTCAGGATGAAAAAATGGCAAGTTTTACCCCTTCATCGAGTGGATCATACACTGTTAAGGTTTCTGATGGAGCCTGTTTCAAAGTGGCAGATTGCTATAATTTTTCTATTACCTCTGTTTTAGGCGAAACGATCGATGATTTTATTTTGGTTTACCCAAACCCATCACACGGAGAATTTAAAATAGTATTTTCTAACAGCCGGAATTATCCAGTGGAAATCACTATAAATAGTATCCAAGGCGCTCATTTTTTTAAGCAAGTATATGATTCGGTGTTTGATAGAGGCAATATCACAATTAGCTTGCCATCGGCTGAATGGCCAAAGGGTGTTTACGTTGTGAAAATATCTGACACTGTTACTAGTCGATTCAAAAAAATAATTATCCGTTGATGCTGAAAAGAATATATTGCTGATGCATGTATATTTCATTTACTCCCCTTACCACTAAGCCATTGTTGGTCTTCTTGACCAACAATGTATATGTGAAGGAAGTGTTTTGTTGGAAAAGAACACAAACA is part of the Cyclobacteriaceae bacterium genome and harbors:
- a CDS encoding DUF1080 domain-containing protein; the protein is MKNILVIVLVFTIVSGCTKKTETEDTWMQLFNGKDLAGWIPKISGYETDVNFNNTFRVEDGILKVSYSEYDSFRREFGHLFYKDEFSHYRLRIEYRFTGEQVPGGPRWAIMNSGVMVHGQRPETMGIDQDFPVSLEAQFLAGTPEWKRSTGNLCTPGTHVYLADTLTKQHCINSTSKTYMLNEWVTAEVIAYGDSLLHHVINGDTVITYTRPVIGDDSYKTANDGAPLKRGTISLQSESHPVEFRKVELMVLRK
- a CDS encoding DUF3592 domain-containing protein, whose protein sequence is MSINLEIKQQVIGLLQRSQRVRAKELLMEKFQIAPDDAEKLIQAIELEHPEAKNAPPNIAEQITLVKTQGGGCIVFGMRALMVFFLIFTFAFYAIAIGLLVYFNSYTGNADSVTGIVVSFRENESGSQAPVVEYTWKNEVKRYESTMYSSPPDYRVGDQVPLLVNPENPDVAVIDSFTERYMLSTFFAGFGTFFLIFSLGLWVVSRKIKRSLANSQ
- the hisH gene encoding imidazole glycerol phosphate synthase subunit HisH, with the translated sequence MHTVLLKYNAGNIQSVSYALERLAIDFEVTDNVEKIQSADKVIFPGVGEASTTMNYLKDKKLDEVIKNLKQPVLGICLGMQLMCKASEENNTTCLGIFDETVKQFIPTKENKVPHMGWNQLTLTNSWPDRTAENSRVYFVHSYYVPVNAFTTAICNYTLPFSAAMKKDNFYAVQFHPEKSAKAGEQILKSFLDL
- a CDS encoding tetratricopeptide repeat protein; this encodes MMKPFGAALIMWVVLVACSDSKETRQQRFLLKGNELLVKQNYPLAHKNYEEALRLDSCYADALNNLGTVYFRQKQYAEALQYYSTAIGCKPGFLNAHFNRANTFYELGKPDDALRDIQYIKREKPDTLTVYFLEGLVYTKKRDYAAALASFDRALAMDSLNAELWVNIGTVHYYAHNFEASRAALVKAYALDDTEANAYNTLALLSAAEEKFDEAMNWITKALDLKPRDAFFLNNRGFIYLLQDNREAALEDINKSITLDPYNGWAYRNKGIYYLKSDDATAALRVLKQAVDLDPFIDEVFYYLAEAYLKTGDRTNACVAWSESKARGENVKVDLNPCINK
- the hisD gene encoding histidinol dehydrogenase; the protein is MKRYTNPSRHTWSQLCERPQLQLEFLESSVKNILVRVKKNGDFALKEFTKQYDQVEISTLQVTEEEIKLAAHSLEPALKNAIETAASNIEKFHRTQLREAVITETMPGVQCWRKAIAIEKVGIYIPGGTAPLFSTVLMLAIPARLAGCTEVILCSPPDKHGNIHPAILFAAQLTGVTKIFKAGGAQAIGALAYGTESIPNVYKIFGPGNQYVTKAKQLVNQDGVAIDMPAGPSEVLVWADETATPSFVAADLLSQAEHGADSQVMLVLPNEALLEKINDELKNQLAVLPRKAVAEQALLNSRTIIIYSETEALDFINSYAPEHLIINTKNADVLAEKIINAGSVFIGNYTPEAAGDYASGTNHTLPTNGYAKAYAGVSVESFVKYVTFQKISEMGIKNLGPVVEVMAEAEELQAHKQAVRFRLNSIR
- a CDS encoding four helix bundle protein — translated: MQDLKKRFKEFAIHCAELIQKLPGTTANRAYSNQLIRSSSSTGANYRAALRGKSSADFINKLKIVEEEIDESVYFLELILHFNQDLSIEINELIKEANELTAITVQSIKTARSKLRTS
- the hisC gene encoding histidinol-phosphate transaminase — translated: MDILSLVRKNIRTLKPYSTARDEFKGTAEVYLDANENPFPSAYNRYPDPLQRKLKDRIGEIKNINPSKIFLGNGSDEAIDLIIRAFCEPGQDSILITEPTYGMYAVCAGVNDVNVKKLKLTVDFDLDLERLQNNIDSSVKIIFLCSPNNPSGNLLSKEKIYTLMASFKGIVVVDEAYIDFANAEGFLPSLSKYPNLVVLQTFSKAWGLAGLRLGMAFASEEIISVLNKIKYPYNINILTQNTALKEISSVKEKDRQVKEILEQRSFLIQQLQAIPNVLNVYPTDANFVLVKIKHAKKVYHQLIDYSIIVRDRSSVVLCDDCLRITVGTPEENSKLIETLKTL
- a CDS encoding ATP phosphoribosyltransferase, whose translation is MNNILRIAIQKSGRLQEESLKLLKDCGLNISNGKDQLKTQAGNFPIEVLFLRDDDIPQYIEDGVADAGIIGENVFIEKQKKGNIIKRLDFSKCRLALAIPRSESYTGLTWFEGKNIATSYPNIVSDYLKKNNIKAGIHEISGSVEIAPGIGLADAICDIVSTGSTLLSNGLKEVELVMKSEAALISRIQLEKSKQDILDKLLFRIEAVQQARNNKYILLNCPNESIEAITNVIPGMKSPTILPLGKEGWSSLHSVVDENDFWEKIDQLKALGAQGILVIPIEKMIK
- the hisB gene encoding bifunctional histidinol-phosphatase/imidazoleglycerol-phosphate dehydratase HisB, with protein sequence MKRVLFIDRDGTLIIEPPDEQIDSLEKLEFYPGVISWLSKIVSESDFELVMVTNQDGLGTEKFPEQTFWPAHTKMLKTLENEGITFSKIFIDRSFPHENKPTRKPGIGMLQEFLSSDYDLKNSFVIGDRLTDVELAKNLNSKAILINNGSLEQKLKDASLEPYCDLITTSWADIYTLLSKPNRKASVKRRTKETDISIVLNLDGSGKSSIQTGLAFFDHMLDQLARHGSLDLSIAVKGDLHIDEHHTIEDTALALGETFLKALGDKRGIERYGFLLPMDDCLAQVAIDFGGRPWLVWETEFKREKIGEMPTEMFLHFFKSFSDTAKCNLNIKAEGTNEHHKIEAIFKAFAKAIKMAVKKEGSELPSTKGVL
- the hisA gene encoding 1-(5-phosphoribosyl)-5-[(5-phosphoribosylamino)methylideneamino]imidazole-4-carboxamide isomerase, whose protein sequence is MKIIPAIDIIDGKCVRLSQGDYDQKKIYHKRPVDMAKAFEDAGLKNLHMVDLDGAKQGKVINWKTIDDICSATTLQVDFGGGIKTKAEIRQLFEAGVNQVNLGSIAVKEPEKVSIWIDEFGAAKIILSADVRNEMIAVQGWTETSALSIWDFVSNYQRLGIQYVTCTDISTDGMLAGPNITLYKKLLSEFPTLKLIASGGVSSLADLKALKSIGVFGTIVGKAIYEGKISLQELYNLDNEP